A part of Coregonus clupeaformis isolate EN_2021a unplaced genomic scaffold, ASM2061545v1 scaf1735, whole genome shotgun sequence genomic DNA contains:
- the LOC123487498 gene encoding RNA-binding protein, mRNA-processing factor 2a-like, producing CILCFQVRTLFVSGLPVDIKPRELYLLFRPFKGYEGSLIKLTSKQPVGLVTFDNRTGAEAAKNALNGIRFDPESPQTLRLEFAKANTKMAKSKLMATPNPTNIHPALGAHFIARDPYDLTGAALIPASPEAWAPYPLYATELPPGLPHAAFTYPAAAAAAAALHAQMRWYPSPSETSQPGWKSRQFC from the exons TTTGCATTTTGTGTTTCCAGGTACGAACTCTCTTTGTCAGCGGCCTTCCAGTTGACATCAAGCCACGGGAACTCTACCTGCTCTTCAGACCATTTAAG GGTTATGAAGGATCCCTTATTAAGTTGACATCAAAGCAG CCTGTCGGGCTTGTTACCTTTGATAACCGGACTGGCGCTGAAGCGGCGAAGAACGCATTAAAC GGGATCCGTTTTGACCCAGAGAGTCCCCAGACTCTGCGCTTAGAGTTCGCTAAAGCCAACACGAAGATGGCAAAGAGTAAGCTGATGGCCACTCCGAACCCCACAAATATCCACCCAGCTCTAGGAGCACACTTCATTGCACGGGACCCAT ATGACCTGACGGGGGCAGCACTGATCCCGGCCTCTCCCGAGGCGTGGGCCCCTTACCCCCTGTATGCCACGGAGCTTCCCCCTGGGCTCCCCCACGCTGCCTTTACCTACCCGGCCGCTGCCGCCGCTGCCGCAGCCCTCCACGCCCAG ATGCGTTGGTATCCGTCCCCGTCTGAAACCTCACAACCAGGATGGAAATCCCGTCAGTTCTGTTAA